A genomic window from Levilactobacillus yonginensis includes:
- a CDS encoding DUF1700 domain-containing protein — protein sequence MNEYIQAVQKLLGQLTTAEQEDVVEYYREYLQDAEITTYQQAVDELGSPRSLARKVLADYSIRLVESNHQESRTTTQAARSNAKTIWLIILALLSTPITIPIMIVVLALGFAGVAVVGSLVIALIAVLFSIVAVGVVGVVVGVLVIWQAPWVGIFYLGIGLTALGMMGFAAIILKWICVKLLAVMAWLARDIYRRFIPRSRAERGRKL from the coding sequence ATGAATGAGTACATTCAGGCCGTACAAAAATTACTCGGCCAACTCACAACGGCTGAGCAGGAAGACGTTGTGGAATATTACCGTGAATACCTGCAGGACGCGGAGATTACGACCTATCAGCAGGCCGTCGATGAATTAGGTTCGCCGCGGTCACTGGCGCGTAAAGTCTTAGCGGACTATTCTATTAGGTTAGTTGAAAGCAATCACCAGGAATCGCGAACCACGACGCAGGCTGCCAGGAGCAATGCAAAGACGATTTGGCTGATCATTCTAGCCTTACTCTCAACACCAATTACGATTCCGATTATGATTGTCGTACTTGCGCTGGGGTTTGCCGGCGTGGCCGTGGTGGGATCATTGGTCATAGCTTTGATTGCCGTCTTATTCAGTATCGTAGCGGTCGGCGTGGTTGGTGTAGTCGTTGGTGTGCTGGTCATTTGGCAGGCACCTTGGGTCGGTATCTTCTATCTGGGGATTGGGTTAACAGCTCTGGGGATGATGGGCTTTGCAGCAATTATTTTAAAATGGATCTGTGTAAAACTGCTAGCAGTCATGGCGTGGTTGGCCCGGGATATTTACCGGCGTTTCATTCCGCGTAGTCGAGCAGAACGGGGGCGGAAATTATGA
- a CDS encoding PadR family transcriptional regulator, giving the protein MAIQVPTELLDGSVLGLLTRQDHYGYTLTQEVRQLIPISESTLYPVLRRLKKNGWLTTYDEPFQGRNRRYYRLTTSGRERLAEIQAEWADFNQAITKLLGGNQDE; this is encoded by the coding sequence ATGGCCATTCAAGTGCCGACTGAGTTGCTCGATGGCAGCGTACTCGGTTTACTAACACGTCAAGATCATTACGGTTATACGCTGACTCAGGAGGTGCGACAGTTGATTCCTATTTCAGAATCGACGCTGTACCCGGTGCTTCGGCGGCTAAAGAAGAATGGTTGGCTGACGACTTACGACGAACCCTTTCAGGGACGTAATCGGCGCTACTATCGTCTGACAACTAGTGGTCGCGAGCGGCTAGCCGAAATACAAGCGGAGTGGGCTGATTTCAATCAGGCCATTACCAAGTTACTGGGGGGCAATCAAGATGAATGA
- a CDS encoding cysteine hydrolase family protein: MTNQALLIIDYTNDFVADKGALTCGPAGQALAPAIVQLAENLHRNGEWILFPTDVHTPHDPYHPESQLFPPHNVRDTWGRELFGEVNDWYHQHRADDNVWLFDKTRYSAFAGTDLDLRLRERRVDTLHLTGVCTDICVLHTAVDAYNLGYHLIIHRDAVASFNQAGHDWALNHFATALGAQLI; the protein is encoded by the coding sequence ATGACAAATCAAGCGTTACTAATCATCGATTACACCAATGACTTCGTCGCAGATAAGGGTGCACTAACCTGTGGACCAGCGGGCCAAGCTCTCGCTCCAGCCATCGTTCAGTTGGCGGAAAATCTTCACCGCAATGGCGAATGGATCCTCTTCCCAACAGATGTTCACACTCCGCATGATCCCTACCACCCCGAGAGCCAGCTATTTCCCCCACACAACGTCCGTGACACTTGGGGCCGCGAGCTCTTCGGTGAAGTCAATGACTGGTACCACCAACACCGGGCTGACGATAATGTTTGGCTCTTTGACAAGACCCGCTACAGCGCATTTGCCGGCACTGATTTAGATTTACGGCTGCGTGAACGCCGCGTCGACACCCTTCACTTGACTGGGGTTTGCACGGATATCTGTGTTCTGCACACGGCCGTCGATGCCTACAACTTGGGCTACCATCTGATTATTCACCGTGATGCTGTAGCTAGTTTCAACCAAGCCGGCCACGACTGGGCGTTGAACCACTTCGCTACGGCACTAGGTGCGCAATTAATTTAA
- a CDS encoding C39 family peptidase, giving the protein MQRSLKLIGALLLALLIDGVTVSQSAQAATPLRTVTRTKKVNYYTKIGPNKTHNYRVYKSGGAKSSTANLTPIATGRQYANKQVHITREQTMADGTWLKFTYNHTKTGWIHRNGTVKSYRWLNVPLIGQRPQLPRGCEVTATTMMVQYAGAKVSKVRLDKALPRNSNPNKGFNGWVVYPKGLMKLVKQNTGSAKNLTGASFKRLKRQINAGHPVVVWIAWFDGFNTHAITLTGYGHNRAYYNDPWTKKKTSMSLKTLHKHRQQDAYRALSY; this is encoded by the coding sequence ATGCAACGTTCTCTTAAACTCATTGGGGCCCTATTATTGGCCCTGCTCATCGACGGGGTCACCGTCAGTCAGTCCGCCCAAGCAGCAACCCCCTTGCGGACAGTGACCCGAACTAAAAAAGTAAATTACTACACCAAAATCGGGCCCAATAAAACGCATAATTATCGGGTTTATAAGTCTGGTGGAGCCAAGTCCTCAACTGCTAACCTGACGCCCATTGCCACTGGCCGACAGTATGCAAACAAGCAGGTCCACATCACGCGAGAACAAACGATGGCGGACGGAACTTGGCTTAAATTCACTTACAATCACACGAAAACGGGCTGGATTCACCGTAACGGAACCGTTAAGTCCTACCGTTGGTTGAACGTCCCGTTGATTGGCCAACGACCACAATTACCACGCGGCTGTGAGGTTACTGCTACCACCATGATGGTCCAATATGCGGGTGCCAAGGTTAGCAAAGTTCGGCTGGACAAGGCCCTCCCCCGCAATAGCAACCCCAACAAAGGCTTTAACGGCTGGGTCGTATATCCTAAGGGCTTGATGAAACTAGTTAAACAGAATACCGGCTCCGCTAAAAACCTGACAGGGGCGTCTTTTAAACGCCTCAAGCGACAAATTAATGCGGGGCACCCCGTCGTAGTCTGGATTGCGTGGTTTGATGGTTTCAATACCCACGCCATTACGCTAACGGGCTACGGTCACAACCGTGCCTACTACAACGATCCCTGGACCAAGAAAAAGACGAGTATGTCTCTAAAAACGTTGCATAAGCATCGCCAGCAAGACGCTTACCGGGCTTTAAGCTACTAA
- a CDS encoding C39 family peptidase, with protein MDKQHFSKRLIRSGAALLATIMFGSSVLPLAAPAEVSASAATTTVPVQASKSWKSYKHSIHFVKKGYKVYQDKWHAVSSSNKLFHKAYKANGKYKLSNGRTYYRLYNAKKKYLGYVNAHAVATSTTSKIMKVPYISQYKPVFAPWGCASAAMTMLLRYRGNKVNLRYAQNHLPMVPTKGGQKGNVYTGVGFGHVINAAALTKYSHHWTKSTKNISKSSANTIKMYVQGGYPVLFYGYSSYQKNGDKKRNHCKVIVGYKNGKFKVNDPLYYSSKDKAGSGGKNMKYDHGAISWESMKNFKKEYGKQAMTIF; from the coding sequence ATGGATAAACAACATTTTAGTAAGCGCTTAATTCGTAGTGGTGCCGCTTTATTAGCCACCATTATGTTTGGTAGTAGCGTCCTGCCACTGGCTGCTCCAGCCGAAGTCAGTGCCAGTGCTGCGACTACCACGGTACCCGTACAAGCCAGCAAATCTTGGAAATCCTACAAACACAGCATTCACTTTGTTAAAAAAGGCTATAAGGTCTATCAGGATAAGTGGCACGCCGTCTCATCTTCAAACAAGCTGTTCCATAAGGCTTATAAGGCCAACGGCAAGTACAAGTTGAGCAACGGGCGGACCTACTACCGGCTGTACAACGCTAAGAAGAAGTACTTAGGCTACGTGAATGCTCACGCAGTTGCTACTAGTACGACCAGCAAGATCATGAAGGTCCCTTATATCAGCCAATATAAACCCGTCTTCGCCCCTTGGGGCTGTGCTTCCGCTGCCATGACAATGCTACTTCGTTACCGTGGCAACAAAGTCAACCTGCGTTATGCGCAAAACCACTTACCAATGGTCCCAACCAAGGGTGGCCAAAAGGGTAACGTCTATACTGGGGTTGGCTTTGGCCACGTAATTAACGCCGCAGCTTTGACGAAGTACTCACATCACTGGACAAAGAGCACCAAAAACATTTCTAAGTCGAGTGCGAACACTATCAAGATGTACGTTCAGGGTGGCTACCCCGTTCTGTTCTACGGTTACTCTTCCTACCAGAAGAACGGCGACAAGAAGCGGAACCACTGCAAGGTCATCGTGGGCTACAAGAACGGTAAGTTCAAGGTCAACGATCCCCTGTACTACAGCTCAAAGGACAAAGCTGGTTCTGGTGGTAAGAACATGAAGTACGACCACGGCGCCATCAGCTGGGAATCCATGAAGAACTTTAAAAAGGAATACGGTAAGCAAGCTATGACCATTTTCTAA
- a CDS encoding aryl-sulfate sulfotransferase, with translation MAHLQFKHPRMVALAAASLAILTVGLAGCSSATSSASKESESYNIKDNKPVLTTAQITKNLDTKLITTRQDNQKSLTATYKAAAENDKYTLDRPFVKVDPYAASPLSALVTFKTDDAVKVTYTVVGKTDKTSITNTVKGGYTTTHQVPVVGLYADTNNTVKITTTTKGGKTQTKTLMMQTGSLPKYIKDAKVTVSKNDKDQMEIGKNKLTIMNRTTKQPFAIDADGAVRWYDKNYSQHTIEQWSNGHIMMLSKKDVNSDVYNDLLETDYLGRVYKEYSFSAGTSSSDGSSISKAAAKASSETTVIHHDLVELPNHNFLATVSDGSKYKEDTMIEVSHKTGKIVKVIDMKKLLPKSMWTKFKKGLDGKVDWLHQNAVDYDKNDKSIVISSRNQDMIMKLDYKTDHIKWIYSGKKKSTWPKAYRKYLLKPTKGTTITGGQHGLYLLNNGGKNTANSENFLLYDNNIAVTNGNKQTSGKYSQAVEYHVDAKKMTIKQTWSYGKSLGKTNFTPVIGYAQKLANDNVLIDFGFKNGGKESNAIEVTQSGKQVFNVTMKSAASKAYAYRTYRVPFYGTAYQFDATK, from the coding sequence ATGGCTCATTTGCAATTCAAACACCCCCGGATGGTAGCGCTTGCTGCTGCCTCCCTGGCGATTCTGACGGTTGGCCTGGCCGGCTGCTCTTCAGCGACCTCGTCTGCATCCAAGGAATCGGAAAGTTACAACATCAAGGATAACAAGCCTGTTCTGACAACGGCCCAGATCACCAAGAATCTGGACACTAAACTCATTACCACGCGTCAAGACAATCAGAAAAGCTTGACGGCGACCTATAAAGCCGCTGCCGAAAATGATAAATATACACTAGACCGTCCGTTTGTAAAGGTCGACCCTTACGCTGCCTCCCCTCTTTCTGCGCTGGTAACGTTTAAGACCGATGATGCCGTTAAAGTAACCTACACGGTCGTCGGTAAGACAGACAAGACATCTATCACCAACACCGTTAAGGGGGGCTACACCACAACTCATCAAGTTCCTGTGGTCGGCTTATATGCGGATACCAATAACACGGTGAAGATCACCACCACTACCAAGGGTGGCAAAACCCAGACCAAGACCCTCATGATGCAGACTGGTTCCCTACCAAAATACATCAAAGACGCCAAAGTAACCGTCTCAAAGAATGATAAAGATCAAATGGAAATCGGCAAGAACAAGCTGACTATCATGAACCGAACCACGAAACAGCCCTTTGCCATTGACGCCGACGGGGCCGTACGGTGGTATGATAAGAACTATTCGCAACACACCATTGAGCAGTGGTCGAACGGCCACATTATGATGCTCTCTAAGAAAGATGTGAACTCAGACGTTTACAACGACCTGCTGGAGACCGACTACCTGGGCCGAGTCTACAAGGAATACAGTTTCTCTGCTGGAACCAGTAGTTCCGACGGAAGCAGCATCTCCAAAGCAGCCGCCAAGGCCAGCTCAGAAACGACGGTCATTCATCACGATTTGGTTGAACTACCAAACCATAATTTCCTGGCAACCGTCTCCGATGGCTCAAAGTACAAGGAAGATACGATGATTGAGGTGTCCCATAAGACTGGGAAAATCGTTAAGGTCATCGACATGAAAAAGCTTCTGCCGAAGTCCATGTGGACCAAGTTTAAGAAAGGCTTGGACGGTAAGGTCGACTGGCTACATCAAAACGCCGTGGACTACGATAAGAATGATAAATCCATCGTCATTTCTAGCCGGAACCAAGACATGATCATGAAACTGGATTACAAGACTGACCATATCAAATGGATCTACAGTGGGAAGAAGAAGTCCACCTGGCCTAAGGCGTACCGTAAGTACCTGCTGAAACCAACCAAAGGAACGACGATTACCGGTGGGCAACACGGGCTGTACCTGTTGAATAACGGCGGAAAGAACACCGCTAACAGTGAAAACTTCCTACTCTATGACAACAACATTGCAGTCACCAACGGGAATAAACAGACCTCTGGTAAGTACTCACAGGCCGTTGAATACCACGTGGATGCCAAGAAGATGACCATCAAACAAACCTGGTCATACGGCAAGTCCCTGGGTAAGACTAACTTTACCCCGGTCATTGGTTACGCGCAAAAATTGGCCAACGATAACGTACTGATTGACTTTGGCTTCAAGAACGGCGGAAAAGAAAGTAATGCTATTGAAGTTACGCAGTCGGGTAAACAGGTCTTCAATGTAACGATGAAGAGCGCGGCCTCTAAGGCCTACGCTTACCGGACTTACCGCGTACCATTCTACGGTACCGCTTATCAGTTCGACGCCACTAAATAG
- a CDS encoding YoaK family protein, translating into MRETAFPAHEQLIFGCGLTMVAGGLDAYSYLVHGQVFAGLQTGNLILLGTSLSHLQFTAGGRYLASLLAFALGSVIVRVLQHILDKRRVNRQLVVLSYMLVLLGAVLFLGQRLPGFLVAALLSLAAAAELQEFRQIKGAPFTPLMMTGNVRRLSESAYDGVRYRDKAARGRALDTATLMLSFIAGAFLVGLFTKTLGNWALLIPVLIVLGLTIWLYEQTRQRKWKH; encoded by the coding sequence TTGAGAGAAACAGCTTTTCCCGCCCACGAGCAATTAATTTTTGGGTGCGGATTAACTATGGTTGCTGGTGGATTGGATGCGTATTCCTATCTGGTCCACGGGCAGGTCTTTGCTGGTTTACAGACTGGGAATCTGATTTTATTGGGAACCAGTCTAAGCCACCTACAATTTACCGCGGGTGGGCGCTATTTAGCGTCACTACTGGCTTTTGCCTTGGGGTCGGTTATTGTTCGCGTTCTGCAGCACATCCTTGATAAGCGGCGAGTAAATCGTCAACTAGTGGTGTTGAGTTATATGCTGGTGCTACTGGGAGCAGTTTTATTTCTGGGGCAGCGACTTCCTGGTTTCTTAGTGGCGGCACTGTTATCTCTAGCCGCTGCTGCGGAGTTGCAGGAATTCCGGCAGATCAAGGGAGCGCCCTTTACGCCGTTGATGATGACGGGAAATGTGCGGCGGTTGTCTGAGTCTGCTTATGATGGTGTTCGCTATCGTGACAAGGCGGCACGTGGCCGGGCCTTGGATACGGCGACCTTAATGCTCAGCTTTATTGCTGGGGCCTTCTTGGTGGGCTTGTTTACGAAAACGTTGGGAAATTGGGCGTTGCTCATTCCGGTACTGATTGTGTTGGGATTGACGATCTGGCTCTATGAACAAACGCGCCAACGTAAATGGAAACATTAA
- a CDS encoding IS30 family transposase: MKEVFVLMQEQLTMNRPKGHHLTLKERGNIEVYFNHDKLSRRKIAELLGVSPQTINNEIKRGLVTNKKIVNGNVVFYEVYVAELADQRYHENRKACHRPCKFFQAADFIAFFVEHFKTDGWAPDAAVGRAKVLNLFRPDEMVCTQTLYKYIDEQLLEVCNLDLTEKMRRRLPKHVNHKNKRVMGRSIEERPAEVDSRKTFGHFEIDTIVGKRDGHESVIMTLIERQTRFQFIRLIDGRDADSVEYALREILAEYGPVIKSITADNGPEFALLSEALRSVAPVFHTHPFTSSERGTNEVHNRMVRYDFPKGMSLDAVSPRAVARTADKLNNTPRRLLGFQTPAELFAAACG, encoded by the coding sequence ATGAAAGAGGTCTTCGTCTTGATGCAAGAACAGCTTACCATGAATCGTCCCAAGGGTCACCATCTAACTTTGAAAGAGCGTGGAAACATTGAGGTCTACTTTAACCACGACAAGCTTTCTCGGCGGAAGATTGCTGAGTTACTTGGCGTTAGCCCGCAAACCATAAACAACGAAATCAAGCGAGGCTTGGTAACCAATAAGAAAATCGTTAACGGTAACGTAGTCTTCTATGAGGTCTACGTGGCGGAACTAGCCGACCAGCGGTACCACGAGAACCGCAAGGCCTGCCACAGGCCTTGTAAGTTCTTCCAGGCGGCTGACTTTATAGCCTTCTTTGTAGAACACTTTAAGACTGATGGCTGGGCTCCAGATGCTGCTGTAGGCCGCGCCAAGGTGTTAAACCTTTTTCGGCCTGACGAGATGGTCTGTACCCAAACGTTGTACAAGTACATCGACGAACAACTTTTAGAGGTCTGTAACTTAGATCTTACCGAGAAAATGCGGCGGCGACTACCCAAGCACGTTAATCACAAAAATAAGCGTGTAATGGGACGGAGTATTGAAGAACGTCCGGCTGAAGTTGACTCTCGCAAGACGTTTGGTCATTTCGAGATTGATACTATCGTTGGTAAACGTGATGGCCATGAGAGTGTGATTATGACCCTGATTGAGCGTCAAACTCGCTTCCAATTTATCCGTCTGATTGACGGGCGTGACGCCGATTCGGTTGAGTACGCCCTGCGAGAAATCCTCGCAGAGTATGGACCAGTTATCAAGTCGATCACCGCTGATAACGGACCTGAGTTTGCCTTGCTGAGCGAGGCATTGCGTTCAGTGGCACCAGTCTTTCATACGCACCCGTTCACCTCTAGTGAACGGGGAACCAATGAGGTCCATAACCGGATGGTCCGCTATGACTTTCCCAAAGGCATGTCCTTAGACGCCGTAAGTCCTCGGGCTGTTGCTAGAACAGCGGACAAGTTGAATAACACACCTCGTCGTCTGCTAGGCTTCCAGACTCCCGCCGAACTCTTCGCCGCCGCCTGCGGCTAG
- the aspS gene encoding aspartate--tRNA ligase codes for MKRTCYAGLVDTDLLDREVVLKGWVQKRRDLGNLIFVDLRDREGIVQLVFSQEFSADALAVADGLRSEYVIEIKGTVKKRARDGVNPNIKTGQVEVEVHEAKLLAAAETPPFYIEDDNNVSDELRLKYRYLDLRRPEMQHNIKTRSLIMRATRNYLDTHDFFDIETPDLTASTPEGARDYLVPSRVYPGHFYALPQSPQLFKQLLMGSGFDRYYQIARCFRDEDLRGDRQPEFTQIDLETSFLEADEIQSIVEGLLKQVMHDVLGKDIKTPFQRIEWREAMDRFGSDKPDIRFDMELHDLSDIVKDLDFKVFHDAVSDGGFVKAICVPGGADKYSRKDLDTKTQYVERFGAKGIAWVKVTDDGGFTGPTSKFVTGKEAEISAALGAKAGDLILFIADSFKVVSDTLGYLRKSIAKEMGMIDESQFAYLWVVNWPLFEYDEGIKRWIAAHHPFTMPNEEDLHYLEEGENPHLAHAQSYDIVLNGYEIGGGSIRIHTREVQEKMFRALGFTKERAERNFGFLIHAFDMGFPPHGGLAIGLDRFAMILSGSKNIRDVIAFPKNSKATEPLTNAPETVSADQLEALGLTVVKRDKD; via the coding sequence ATGAAGAGAACATGTTATGCCGGATTAGTCGATACTGATTTATTGGATCGAGAAGTTGTTTTGAAGGGCTGGGTTCAGAAGCGTCGGGACCTGGGTAATCTGATTTTTGTTGACTTGCGAGACCGTGAAGGAATTGTTCAATTGGTCTTCAGTCAAGAATTTAGTGCGGATGCACTAGCAGTTGCGGATGGCTTGCGTAGTGAGTACGTGATTGAGATCAAAGGGACCGTTAAAAAGCGGGCCAGAGATGGTGTTAACCCCAATATTAAGACTGGTCAGGTGGAAGTAGAAGTCCATGAAGCCAAGCTGTTAGCTGCTGCGGAGACACCACCATTCTACATTGAGGATGACAACAATGTGTCCGATGAGTTGCGGTTGAAGTACCGGTATCTTGATTTACGCCGGCCAGAAATGCAGCATAACATCAAGACCCGGAGTCTGATTATGCGGGCGACCCGAAACTACTTGGATACTCACGACTTTTTTGACATCGAAACGCCAGATTTGACGGCGTCAACGCCGGAAGGGGCTCGGGACTACTTGGTACCGTCTCGAGTTTACCCGGGTCACTTCTACGCCTTACCACAGTCACCACAACTATTTAAGCAGTTGCTGATGGGGTCAGGGTTTGACCGTTACTACCAGATTGCGCGTTGCTTCCGTGACGAAGATTTACGAGGCGACCGGCAACCAGAATTTACGCAGATCGACTTGGAAACGAGTTTCTTAGAGGCTGACGAGATTCAGAGTATTGTCGAAGGCCTACTGAAGCAAGTAATGCACGACGTTCTGGGTAAGGATATCAAAACACCATTCCAGCGAATTGAATGGCGGGAAGCCATGGATCGTTTTGGTTCAGACAAGCCAGATATTCGGTTTGATATGGAATTACACGACCTGTCTGACATCGTGAAGGATTTGGATTTCAAAGTTTTTCACGATGCGGTTAGCGATGGGGGCTTCGTGAAAGCTATCTGTGTTCCTGGCGGGGCTGATAAGTACTCCCGCAAGGATCTCGATACGAAGACGCAGTACGTTGAGCGCTTTGGTGCTAAAGGAATCGCTTGGGTCAAGGTAACGGATGACGGCGGCTTTACCGGGCCAACTAGTAAGTTTGTGACGGGTAAGGAGGCCGAAATCAGTGCCGCTCTTGGTGCTAAGGCGGGCGATCTGATCCTGTTCATTGCGGATAGCTTTAAGGTGGTTTCGGATACGCTGGGCTACTTGCGGAAGTCGATTGCCAAGGAAATGGGTATGATCGATGAGTCTCAATTTGCTTACCTGTGGGTTGTTAACTGGCCACTGTTTGAATACGATGAAGGAATTAAACGCTGGATTGCCGCTCACCATCCATTCACTATGCCAAACGAAGAAGACTTGCATTATCTAGAAGAGGGCGAGAACCCACATTTGGCCCACGCGCAAAGCTACGATATTGTCTTGAACGGGTATGAAATTGGTGGCGGGTCCATCCGGATCCACACGCGTGAAGTTCAAGAGAAGATGTTCAGAGCCCTTGGGTTTACTAAGGAACGGGCTGAGCGGAACTTTGGTTTCTTGATTCACGCCTTCGACATGGGCTTTCCACCTCATGGTGGCTTAGCGATTGGGCTTGATCGGTTTGCCATGATTCTGTCGGGTAGTAAGAATATTCGTGACGTGATTGCCTTCCCTAAGAATTCTAAGGCAACGGAGCCGCTGACTAATGCACCGGAAACGGTGTCTGCAGATCAGCTGGAGGCCTTAGGCTTAACCGTTGTGAAACGGGACAAGGACTAG
- a CDS encoding YidE/YbjL duplication — MGAIASFMVATPVFSIFICLALGYLLGKVKIGSFNLGATVGVLIVSLIIGQIGAFTRDKVLGAIFFDFFMFAVGYRVGPSFISSMKKFGTKILISSCVFLISAFLVAWACFTVFHVGPGIAAGAIAGSLTQSAVIGSSLETISKLPVSAAVRATYSAQVPIVYALTYVFGTIGVLIFLRDIAPKLLHIDIKKQSTDVALKMNFHTAAPSPTRVRTFAIQSESRFIGWTMPMLRKSIGFGVNALEAFDSKGNSIADQDYLLQAGDRITLAGYADNVSQAINGEDVAEVLGQKTRFKEKMFVLAKNFNKSQLAELKADNVFINMFDPKDGQKQKADELKPGSIIGLTGDTSNSGKLLHTMGLWRSDRDAINFALFCFGIAISALLGIAGFKVNGIPLQLGDGTASLLMGLALSIWVNRYQYLESIPDSVSGFFQSLGLNLFIVTVGLNAARTFTSAFQSLGISIFLIGALISIVPHIIALYFGKYVLHMEPIALIGSLTGADTLSAGLNAISERAGDIGGPYYAATVAPAYVIGNIVLTLLGPIFLVLLS; from the coding sequence ATGGGCGCAATAGCTAGTTTTATGGTGGCAACACCAGTATTCTCAATCTTCATTTGTCTAGCTTTGGGATATTTATTAGGAAAAGTAAAAATTGGTTCGTTTAACCTTGGGGCAACCGTTGGTGTTTTGATTGTTTCCTTGATTATCGGCCAAATCGGGGCATTTACCCGTGATAAAGTTTTAGGTGCCATTTTCTTCGACTTCTTCATGTTTGCCGTTGGGTACCGAGTTGGACCTTCATTCATTTCAAGTATGAAGAAATTCGGGACTAAGATCCTGATTTCTAGTTGTGTCTTCTTAATTTCAGCCTTCTTGGTTGCGTGGGCCTGCTTCACAGTATTCCACGTTGGACCAGGGATTGCTGCCGGGGCCATTGCTGGTTCCTTAACACAATCTGCTGTTATTGGGAGTTCTCTGGAAACCATTTCTAAGTTACCCGTCAGTGCGGCGGTCAGGGCAACCTACTCCGCACAGGTTCCAATTGTTTACGCTTTGACGTACGTATTTGGGACTATCGGTGTTCTGATCTTCTTGCGTGATATTGCACCAAAACTGTTGCATATCGACATCAAGAAGCAATCAACTGACGTTGCATTGAAGATGAACTTCCATACTGCAGCTCCAAGCCCTACTCGGGTACGGACCTTTGCAATCCAAAGTGAATCTCGCTTCATTGGCTGGACGATGCCAATGTTACGGAAGTCCATTGGTTTCGGCGTGAACGCCTTGGAAGCCTTTGATAGCAAAGGCAACAGCATTGCTGATCAAGACTACCTCTTACAAGCTGGGGACCGCATTACGTTGGCTGGTTATGCCGACAACGTTTCACAAGCGATCAACGGTGAAGATGTCGCCGAAGTTCTGGGTCAAAAGACCCGTTTCAAAGAAAAAATGTTTGTTCTTGCTAAGAACTTTAACAAGAGTCAACTTGCTGAATTGAAGGCAGACAATGTCTTCATCAACATGTTCGATCCTAAGGATGGTCAAAAGCAAAAAGCTGATGAACTGAAGCCAGGTTCCATTATTGGGCTGACCGGTGATACCAGCAACAGTGGTAAGCTATTGCATACCATGGGCTTATGGCGGTCTGACCGGGACGCTATCAACTTTGCACTCTTCTGTTTCGGGATTGCAATCAGTGCCCTCTTAGGGATTGCCGGCTTCAAGGTTAATGGTATTCCATTGCAATTAGGTGATGGGACTGCCAGTCTGTTGATGGGGTTAGCATTAAGTATCTGGGTTAACCGTTATCAATACCTTGAATCCATTCCTGACAGTGTCAGTGGATTCTTCCAAAGCTTAGGCTTGAACCTATTCATCGTTACTGTTGGATTGAACGCTGCGCGGACGTTTACGAGCGCCTTCCAGTCATTGGGGATCAGTATCTTCTTGATTGGTGCTCTTATCTCCATCGTGCCACATATCATTGCCTTGTACTTTGGTAAGTATGTCCTGCACATGGAACCAATTGCACTGATTGGGTCATTGACTGGGGCGGATACGTTGTCCGCTGGACTGAACGCCATTTCAGAACGTGCTGGAGATATTGGTGGTCCATACTACGCGGCTACCGTGGCTCCTGCATATGTAATTGGTAACATTGTCTTAACGCTGCTTGGACCGATCTTCTTAGTTCTCTTGAGCTAA